The following coding sequences lie in one Lytechinus pictus isolate F3 Inbred unplaced genomic scaffold, Lp3.0 scaffold_20, whole genome shotgun sequence genomic window:
- the LOC129282938 gene encoding monocarboxylate transporter 14-like: protein MVAPLVNILTARFGCRRVAILGLLVSAGALIVTSFLTDILAVFFVYGLVFGGGAGILCVCCYDAVLFYFPEENNVRAMGLLLSGTSFGLLSFTPLMSFIISMYGWRTLLRILGPLLFMVGFPCVCTFGEPPPHPSDISASVDKPGSIPQQKDTKEFEPLKGDYRILDTSKQTVSSTEQSDDFPPGKESHIDSCKVKVTEARYQRIKDMDTMASGGRCFYEPDKWTLPCADGETGNAKVLGTSSNPNMTRRILVALTLPELWLISISMILNGMGDCFYLVNWINYMMSVGFTEMTGVRVVSVIGFANLVGKIVISAIGDYIPFPRVFLLVIANGISIVIMLLVMFTRSEVIMYGIAVVVGGVTMTTTNTISYSLSNEFFGPQRALETSGIILCTYGSGYVLGSLVGESIDKTGSYTSAIWSFIGMHLVSGLCVLMSPVYQRFFAPDRFVTYELYRKKKEARKKCSVSQKQSFDCKIGNIPLSQKIFCDRVTSV from the exons ATGGTCGCCCCGCTGGTCAACATTCTCACCGCGCGATTCGGATGCCGACGTGTCGCTATATTAGGCCTCTTAGTCTCGGCTGGTGctctcattgtgacgtcatttcTCACGGACATTTTGGCGGTGTTTTTCGTGTATGGACTAGTGTTCGGCGGAGGTGCCGGTATACTGTGTGTTTGCTGTTATGACGCAGTGCTTTTCTACTTCCCCGAAGAAAATAACGTGAGGGCTATGGGTTTGCTTCTCAGTGGAACAAGCTTTG GTCTGCTTTCATTTACACCCCTAATGTCTTTCATCATTTCAATGTATGGTTGGAGGACCCTTCTTCGAATACTTGGTCCACTTCTCTTCATGGTTGGATTCCCATGTGTCTGCACATTTGGTGAACCCCCACCCCACCCTTCAGATATCAGTGCCAGCGTTGACAAACCGGGGAGCATTCCCCAGCAGAAGGATACCAAAGAATTTGAACCGTTGAAGGGGGACTATAGAATCCTAGATACGTCCAAACAAACAGTATCTTCAACAGAACAATCTGATGACTTCCCGCCAGGAAAGGAAAGTCATATTGATAGCTGTAAAGTAAAGGTGACTGAAGCGAGATACCAAAGAATAAAAGATATGGACACGATGGCTTCTGGCGGGCGCTGTTTTTATGAACCCGATAAATGGACTTTACCGTGTGCGGATGGAGAGACGGGTAACGCTAAAGTACTAGGAACTTCATCGAATCCAAACATGACGAGGAGAATCCTAGTTGCTCTGACTCTTCCAGAACTTTGGttgatatcaatatcaatgatacTTAATGGCATGGGAGACTGCTTTTACTTAGTCAATTGG ATAAACTACATGATGTCAGTGGGGTTCACAGAAATGACAGGAGTGCGGGTCGTGTCCGTGATCGGGTTCGCAAACCTCGTCGGGAAGATCGTCATCAGTGCGATAGGAGACTACATTCCATTTCCACGGGTTTTCCTTCTCGTCATTGCCAATGGAATCAGCATCGTGATCATGCTCCTCGTCATGTTTACTAGGAGTGAGGTCATTATGTACGGCATTGCTGTGG TTGTCGGCGGAGTAACGATGACGACGACCAACACAATCAGTTATAGCCTTTCAAACGAATTCTTTGGACCGCAGAGGGCGCTAGAGACCTCGGGTATTATTTTATGCACCTATGGATCTGGATATGTTCTTGGATCTCTTGTCG GTGAGAGTATCGACAAAACTGGGTCTTACACAAGTGCAATTTGGTCTTTCATTGGAATGCACCTTGTATCAGGTCTTTGTGTTTTAATGTCTCCTGTGTACCAACGTTTCTTCGCCCCAGACCGATTTGTGACTTACGAACTCTATCGGAAAAAGAAGGAGGCGAGGAAAAAATGCTCGGTGTCTCAAAAGCAGTCATTTGATTGCAAAATTGGTAACATACCGTTAAGTCAGAAGATTTTTTGTGATCGAGTAACGAGTGTTTGA